In the genome of Lacerta agilis isolate rLacAgi1 chromosome 2, rLacAgi1.pri, whole genome shotgun sequence, one region contains:
- the LOC117042921 gene encoding 60S ribosomal protein L37a-like: MAKRTKKVGIVGKYGTRYGASLRKMVKKIEISQHAKYTCSFCGKTKMKRKAVGIWHCGSCVKTVAGGAWTYNTTSAVTVKSAIRSLKELKHQ; encoded by the coding sequence ATGGCCAAACGAACCAAGAAGGTTGGGATTGTGGGTAAATATGGTACCCGATACGGAGCTTCTCTGAGGAAAATGGTAAAGAAGATTGAAATTAGCCAGCATGCTAAATATACTTGTTCCTTCTGTGGCAAGACCAAAATGAAGAGGAAAGCTGTGGGTATCTGGCACTGTGGCTCTTGTGTGAAAACAGTAGCTGGTGGCGCCTGGACATACAACACCACTTCAGCAGTGACGGTGAAATCTGCCATCAGAAGCCTGAAGGAGTTAAAACACCAGTAG